From Luteococcus japonicus, one genomic window encodes:
- the aroC gene encoding chorismate synthase, with protein MLRYLTAGESHGQALIATMEGIPAHVEVSSDDIRNALARRRLGAGRGARMKFEADEVTLLGGFRHGETLGSPIAIMVGNTEWPKWTEVMSPDVVDQEVLDAQARNAKLTRPRPGHADLAGMQKYDWDEARPLLERASARETAARVAIGQVAKNFLQQACGITVLSHVVELGPVKAAKTFPTIDDLDRIDADPLRCNDPVASLAMQDEVEACHKAGDTLGGIVEVLAWGLPPGLGSHSQGDRRLDAKLAGALMGIQAIKGVELGDGFDLARVRGSQAHDEISGGPDGIRRLSHHAGGTEAGMSTGEVLRVRAAMKPIATVPTALRTIDVATGEQARAHHQRSDVCAVPAAGVVAEAMVALVLAEAVLEKFGGDSVGETRRNLEAYQARVAEQGLTIHG; from the coding sequence ATGCTGCGCTACCTCACCGCCGGTGAATCCCATGGTCAGGCCCTGATCGCGACGATGGAGGGCATTCCTGCCCACGTCGAGGTCTCCTCCGACGACATTCGCAACGCCCTGGCCCGTCGCCGGTTGGGCGCCGGACGCGGTGCCCGGATGAAGTTCGAGGCCGACGAGGTGACCCTGCTGGGAGGCTTCCGGCACGGCGAGACCCTGGGTTCCCCGATCGCGATCATGGTCGGCAACACCGAGTGGCCCAAGTGGACCGAGGTGATGAGCCCCGATGTCGTGGACCAGGAGGTGCTGGATGCCCAGGCGCGCAATGCCAAGCTCACCCGGCCGCGCCCCGGCCACGCAGACCTGGCAGGCATGCAGAAGTACGACTGGGACGAGGCCCGTCCCTTGCTGGAACGCGCCAGTGCCCGGGAGACCGCCGCGCGCGTGGCGATCGGCCAGGTGGCCAAGAACTTCTTGCAGCAGGCCTGCGGCATCACCGTGCTCAGTCACGTCGTCGAACTCGGGCCCGTGAAGGCTGCGAAGACCTTCCCCACCATCGACGACCTGGACCGGATCGACGCCGACCCGCTGCGCTGCAATGATCCCGTGGCCAGCCTCGCCATGCAGGACGAGGTGGAGGCCTGCCACAAGGCCGGCGACACCCTCGGCGGCATCGTCGAGGTACTTGCCTGGGGCTTGCCCCCGGGTCTCGGCTCCCACTCGCAGGGTGACCGCCGCCTCGACGCGAAGCTGGCCGGTGCGCTGATGGGCATCCAGGCCATCAAGGGCGTCGAACTGGGCGACGGCTTCGACCTGGCCCGGGTGCGCGGCTCGCAGGCGCACGACGAGATCTCCGGCGGGCCCGACGGCATCCGTCGCCTCAGCCACCATGCGGGCGGCACGGAGGCCGGCATGAGCACCGGTGAGGTCCTGCGGGTGCGCGCCGCGATGAAGCCGATCGCCACCGTCCCCACGGCACTGCGCACCATCGACGTCGCCACGGGTGAACAGGCTCGCGCCCACCACCAGCGCAGCGACGTGTGCGCCGTCCCAGCGGCAGGTGTCGTGGCGGAGGCCATGGTGGCGCTGGTGCTGGCCGAGGCGGTGCTGGAGAAGTTCGGTGGCGACTCCGTCGGGGAGACCCGTCGCAACCTGGAGGCCTACCAGGCCCGCGTGGCCGAGCAGGGGTTGACCATCCATGGCTGA
- the aroB gene encoding 3-dehydroquinate synthase, whose amino-acid sequence MVCVAVKAEQPYEVRIGEGVRDQVDALVAGAARAAIIHQPVLSDRAESLALHLKEKGTQTVTIEVPPGEPAKTGQVLQDCWTRLAEAGMTRSDVVIGLGGGAATDLAGFVAATWLRGVGYISIPTTVLAMVDAAVGGKTGINIEAGKNLVGAFHEPRGVLCDLELLIGLPRAEVVSGLAEAIKCGFIADPRILDLVEQDPDEATDVTSVRFAEIVRRAVAVKAQVVSGDLREATSSADTVGREALNYGHTLGHAIEAHQHFTWRHGEAVSIGMVFAAEVASRTSGLPRTVVERHRKVLASVGLPIAYNAGDWDALRATMSLDKKARGTALRLVGLRDVGRVTIIDSPAEEVLRQAWATLDPH is encoded by the coding sequence ATGGTCTGCGTGGCGGTCAAGGCCGAACAGCCCTATGAGGTGCGGATCGGCGAGGGTGTCAGGGATCAGGTCGACGCGCTGGTGGCCGGGGCCGCCCGTGCCGCCATCATCCACCAGCCGGTGCTCAGTGACCGTGCCGAGAGCCTTGCCCTGCACCTGAAGGAGAAGGGCACGCAGACCGTCACGATCGAGGTGCCGCCGGGTGAACCCGCCAAGACGGGCCAGGTGCTGCAGGACTGCTGGACCCGGCTCGCTGAGGCGGGGATGACGCGTTCCGACGTGGTCATCGGCCTGGGCGGTGGCGCGGCCACCGACCTCGCCGGATTCGTCGCCGCCACGTGGTTGCGGGGCGTCGGCTACATCAGCATCCCCACCACGGTGCTGGCCATGGTCGACGCTGCAGTGGGCGGCAAGACGGGTATCAACATCGAAGCGGGAAAGAACCTCGTCGGCGCCTTCCACGAGCCGCGCGGCGTGCTGTGCGACCTGGAGCTGCTGATCGGACTGCCGCGGGCCGAAGTGGTTTCCGGCCTTGCCGAGGCCATCAAGTGCGGATTCATCGCCGATCCGCGCATCCTGGACCTCGTCGAGCAGGACCCGGACGAGGCCACCGACGTCACCAGTGTGCGTTTCGCGGAGATCGTGCGCCGGGCCGTTGCGGTCAAGGCACAGGTCGTCTCCGGGGACCTGCGGGAGGCCACCAGTTCCGCGGACACGGTGGGACGCGAGGCCCTCAACTACGGCCACACCCTGGGGCACGCCATTGAGGCCCATCAGCACTTCACCTGGCGCCATGGTGAGGCCGTGAGCATCGGCATGGTCTTCGCTGCGGAGGTTGCCTCACGCACCAGCGGACTCCCGAGGACCGTGGTGGAGCGGCACCGCAAGGTCCTGGCGTCGGTGGGTTTGCCCATCGCCTACAACGCGGGGGACTGGGACGCGCTGCGCGCCACGATGAGCCTGGACAAGAAGGCCCGGGGCACTGCCCTGCGCCTGGTGGGCCTGCGTGACGTGGGCCGGGTCACCATCATCGACAGTCCGGCCGAGGAAGTGCTGAGGCAGGCCTGGGCCACGCTGGACCCGCACTAG
- a CDS encoding 3-methyladenine DNA glycosylase: protein MQQAITILARSDWHQRRQQHEERCDRLLSGVAERRRLGQKHPVEDFLFNYYNLRPGELRTWHPGAGVALEDPDGEYRGRRFYRHHDGISSVDGEAFMDKRSSTLEWTRTLLGRTAQNPAQFGCFGMHEWAMVYHLPPGQIRHNYLPLRFEPERVAEVVEQVGLRCSHFDAFRFFTPDAEPLNALRPTRERQPELDQPACLHANMDLYKWTGKLVPLVDSDLLLDTFELARDIRELDMRASAYDLSEWGYEPVPVETPSGRADYVRRQRDFAERAAPLRQRLLELNDKMAAHGCPGPEV, encoded by the coding sequence ATGCAGCAGGCAATCACCATCCTTGCCCGCAGCGACTGGCACCAGCGGCGGCAGCAACACGAGGAACGCTGCGACCGGCTGCTGTCCGGCGTCGCCGAGCGTCGACGCCTGGGGCAGAAGCATCCCGTCGAGGACTTCCTGTTCAACTACTACAACCTGCGTCCCGGGGAGCTGCGCACCTGGCATCCAGGGGCTGGCGTGGCCCTCGAGGATCCAGACGGCGAGTACCGGGGGCGCAGGTTCTACCGGCACCACGACGGCATCTCGAGCGTCGACGGCGAAGCCTTCATGGACAAGCGTTCCTCGACGCTGGAGTGGACCCGGACGCTGCTCGGGCGCACCGCGCAGAACCCGGCCCAGTTCGGCTGTTTCGGGATGCACGAGTGGGCGATGGTCTATCACTTGCCGCCGGGCCAGATCCGGCACAACTACCTGCCGCTGCGCTTCGAGCCGGAGCGGGTGGCGGAGGTGGTGGAGCAGGTGGGGCTGCGGTGCAGCCACTTCGACGCCTTTCGCTTCTTCACCCCCGACGCAGAGCCGCTGAACGCCCTGCGGCCGACGAGGGAACGTCAGCCGGAACTGGACCAGCCGGCATGCCTGCACGCCAACATGGACCTCTACAAATGGACGGGCAAGCTGGTGCCGCTGGTGGACTCCGACCTCCTGCTGGACACCTTCGAGTTGGCGCGAGACATCAGGGAGCTGGACATGCGGGCCAGTGCCTATGACCTGTCCGAGTGGGGTTACGAGCCGGTGCCGGTGGAGACCCCGTCCGGACGGGCAGACTACGTGCGCCGACAGCGGGACTTTGCCGAGCGCGCGGCGCCCCTGCGTCAGCGTCTGCTGGAGCTCAACGACAAGATGGCGGCCCACGGATGCCCCGGACCTGAAGTCTGA
- a CDS encoding shikimate dehydrogenase, whose protein sequence is MPTQNCCAVIGHPAGHSLSPALHRAAYRELRLDWTYDAVDVTPDGLDAFVRGLDDSWRGLSVTMPHKVAIRRCGEGDELVDLVGAANTLVLGSEPIVRNTDVGGYQLAFAQTGVESADSAIVVGNGATARSAVVALRQMGVERVLVLARNPERAKELKGFCSNALGMLCAVRELAPGQAIESDILLSTVPEGGADHVAEELVHHAAIVFDSVYDPWPTALATAAESDGKTALNGLDLLAGQAVEQVRLMTGGEVSFSLLKSAGQEELKARAQL, encoded by the coding sequence ATGCCCACCCAGAACTGCTGCGCAGTGATCGGCCATCCGGCCGGTCACTCGCTGTCTCCGGCACTGCACCGAGCCGCCTATCGGGAACTCCGACTGGACTGGACCTATGACGCCGTTGATGTCACGCCGGACGGCCTGGACGCCTTCGTGCGCGGCCTGGATGACTCCTGGCGGGGGCTGAGCGTCACGATGCCCCACAAGGTGGCCATCCGCCGGTGCGGCGAGGGCGACGAGCTGGTGGACCTCGTGGGTGCCGCCAACACCCTGGTGCTCGGCAGTGAGCCGATCGTGCGCAATACCGACGTGGGGGGCTACCAGCTGGCCTTCGCCCAGACGGGGGTGGAGTCGGCTGACTCGGCCATTGTCGTCGGGAACGGGGCCACCGCCCGGTCCGCCGTCGTCGCCCTGCGCCAGATGGGTGTCGAGCGTGTCCTGGTGCTGGCCCGCAATCCCGAGCGGGCCAAGGAGCTCAAGGGATTCTGCAGCAATGCGCTGGGCATGCTGTGCGCCGTCCGGGAGCTGGCCCCCGGGCAGGCCATCGAGTCCGACATCCTGCTGTCGACGGTTCCCGAGGGCGGCGCGGACCACGTGGCCGAGGAACTCGTCCACCATGCGGCCATCGTCTTCGACTCCGTCTACGACCCCTGGCCCACCGCATTGGCCACCGCCGCCGAGTCCGACGGGAAGACCGCACTCAACGGCCTGGACCTGCTGGCCGGCCAGGCCGTCGAACAGGTCCGTCTGATGACCGGGGGAGAGGTTTCCTTCAGCCTGCTGAAGTCCGCCGGGCAAGAAGAGCTCAAGGCACGCGCCCAACTCTGA
- a CDS encoding DUF4192 domain-containing protein, producing the protein MTTTQERDVTRLRITDSQDFLSLIPYLLGYRPDERLVFVLLDGTKIVLTGALPLDTLDSPDQARHGMMSAVERFPGAMVLLTGWSSNPDLAEEALALAEIWVGPEHVLDSISVQPDRWHSRWGEGQWGRTGDLAHTSTVAQAVVAGMVTVPSREDAVAIVAGPGPDREASLEGRLLDAEDALHSLSWPEWEQRASALHASLTCEEAPSEDAGPDALAELAVLVDDELTRELLWLAMGRRTAKRAELLWGRVVAHTPAEWAVGPLLMLGFASWLSGNGAVLVACIERLLALGERGHQVVMLDTLNREAIPPQSWEQARAREVFGVP; encoded by the coding sequence ATGACCACTACACAGGAGCGGGACGTCACCCGCCTGCGCATCACCGACAGTCAGGACTTCCTGTCCCTGATTCCCTACCTGCTCGGCTACCGCCCCGACGAGCGGCTCGTCTTCGTCCTGCTGGACGGGACCAAGATCGTCCTCACCGGCGCGCTGCCGCTGGACACCCTGGACTCACCGGACCAGGCCCGCCACGGCATGATGAGCGCCGTGGAACGCTTCCCCGGCGCCATGGTGCTGCTGACCGGCTGGTCCAGCAATCCTGACCTGGCTGAGGAGGCCCTGGCCCTGGCGGAGATCTGGGTGGGTCCGGAACATGTGCTGGACTCCATCAGCGTCCAACCGGACCGGTGGCACTCCCGCTGGGGTGAGGGGCAGTGGGGCAGGACCGGGGACCTGGCCCACACGTCCACGGTGGCCCAGGCCGTCGTGGCCGGGATGGTCACCGTTCCCAGCCGTGAGGATGCGGTCGCCATCGTCGCGGGCCCGGGGCCGGACCGGGAGGCGTCGCTGGAAGGCCGGCTGCTCGACGCCGAGGACGCCCTGCACTCCTTGTCCTGGCCCGAATGGGAACAGCGAGCCTCCGCGCTGCATGCGTCGCTGACCTGCGAGGAGGCGCCATCCGAGGACGCCGGTCCCGACGCTCTTGCGGAGCTCGCCGTGCTGGTGGATGACGAACTGACCCGGGAGCTGCTGTGGCTTGCCATGGGGCGGCGCACCGCGAAGCGGGCGGAACTCCTGTGGGGGCGCGTGGTTGCCCACACACCCGCGGAGTGGGCGGTGGGCCCGCTCTTGATGCTCGGATTCGCCAGCTGGTTGTCCGGCAACGGCGCCGTCCTGGTGGCCTGCATCGAGCGCCTGTTGGCGTTGGGGGAGCGGGGGCACCAGGTGGTCATGCTGGACACACTGAATCGGGAGGCGATCCCTCCACAGAGCTGGGAGCAGGCCCGTGCCCGGGAGGTCTTCGGAGTCCCCTGA
- a CDS encoding L-lactate dehydrogenase, which produces MAKSTRHPSKLSIVGAGAVGTSLAYAALIRGSASVISLYDIATKKVQAEVKDLAHGTQFTHSVVMGGDDISVVKDSSVVVITAGAKQKPGQTRLDLAATNAKILEQMMPQLLEQAPEALYVLITNPCDVLTVVAQKISGLPTAQVFSTGTMLDTSRLRYLIAQRTKVAQRNVHATIVGEHGDSEFPVWSSANISSVPIRDWSYAGKRVFTDQVLEELAHEAAFAAYEVIEGKGATNYAIGLAGARLVEALLSPTRTALPLSSVLQGYYGIHDVALSLPTLVSSAGIERVLEIPMDPTEVSALHRSAEQLRASLTTLGY; this is translated from the coding sequence ATGGCCAAGTCAACACGTCACCCGTCCAAGCTCTCCATCGTCGGCGCGGGAGCGGTGGGCACATCCTTGGCCTATGCCGCGCTGATCCGTGGCTCGGCCAGCGTGATCAGCCTCTACGACATTGCCACGAAGAAGGTGCAGGCGGAGGTCAAGGACCTGGCCCACGGTACCCAGTTCACCCACTCGGTGGTGATGGGCGGCGACGACATCTCCGTCGTCAAGGACTCCTCGGTGGTGGTCATCACGGCCGGCGCCAAGCAGAAGCCGGGGCAGACGCGGCTGGATCTGGCGGCCACCAATGCCAAGATCCTCGAGCAGATGATGCCGCAGCTGCTCGAACAGGCGCCCGAGGCCCTGTACGTGCTGATCACCAACCCTTGCGACGTGCTCACCGTCGTGGCGCAGAAGATCAGCGGCCTGCCCACCGCCCAGGTCTTCTCCACGGGCACGATGCTGGACACCTCCCGACTGCGCTACCTGATCGCGCAGCGCACCAAGGTCGCGCAGCGCAATGTGCACGCCACGATCGTGGGGGAGCACGGGGACTCCGAGTTCCCCGTCTGGTCCAGCGCCAACATCTCCTCGGTGCCCATCCGGGACTGGAGCTATGCCGGCAAGCGGGTCTTCACGGACCAGGTGCTGGAGGAACTGGCGCACGAGGCCGCCTTCGCCGCCTACGAGGTGATCGAGGGCAAGGGCGCCACCAACTACGCGATCGGTCTGGCCGGGGCGCGGCTGGTGGAGGCACTGCTGTCTCCCACGCGCACCGCGCTGCCGCTGTCCAGCGTCCTGCAGGGCTACTACGGCATCCACGACGTCGCGCTCTCCCTGCCCACGCTTGTCAGCTCCGCCGGGATCGAGCGGGTGTTGGAGATTCCGATGGATCCCACGGAGGTTTCGGCACTGCACCGCTCCGCGGAGCAGTTGAGGGCCAGCCTGACGACTCTCGGCTACTGA
- a CDS encoding L,D-transpeptidase family protein gives MRELQHRLQQLAWFEGKITGTYGRDTTAAVRGYQAKRGLPTSGEVDQKTWDSLLERTKKPTRDQMYNILRPGPALLKEGSTGATVRDLQARLKQIGWFSGKVTETYGPSTAKAVKDFQTKRGIPVTGEVDQRTFDRLKAMTRQPTHEELNNLQPKVDAPRLDPRCMAGRALCISKSANRLTWVVDGKVQTSMSVRFGSELTPTREGSFQVNFKSRDHVSTLYHTKMPFAMFFSGGQAVHYSADFAARGYNGASHGCVNVRNYDGIAALFDQVHPGDKVIVHR, from the coding sequence GTGCGTGAACTGCAACACCGCCTGCAACAGCTCGCCTGGTTCGAGGGAAAGATCACCGGTACCTACGGCCGGGACACCACCGCGGCGGTGCGTGGCTACCAGGCCAAGCGCGGCCTGCCGACCAGCGGGGAGGTGGACCAGAAGACCTGGGACTCCCTGCTGGAACGCACCAAGAAGCCCACCCGGGACCAGATGTACAACATCCTGCGCCCTGGCCCCGCACTGTTGAAGGAGGGTTCCACCGGGGCGACGGTGCGTGACCTACAGGCCCGCCTGAAGCAGATCGGCTGGTTCTCCGGGAAGGTCACCGAGACCTATGGGCCCAGCACGGCAAAGGCGGTCAAGGACTTCCAGACCAAGCGCGGGATCCCCGTGACGGGTGAGGTGGACCAGCGGACGTTCGATCGGTTGAAGGCCATGACCCGTCAGCCCACGCACGAGGAACTGAACAACTTGCAGCCGAAGGTGGATGCCCCGCGGCTGGATCCCCGCTGCATGGCCGGCCGGGCGCTGTGCATCTCGAAGAGTGCCAATCGACTGACCTGGGTGGTCGATGGGAAGGTGCAGACCTCGATGAGCGTGCGCTTCGGTTCGGAGTTGACCCCCACCCGTGAGGGTAGTTTCCAGGTCAACTTCAAGTCACGTGACCACGTCTCGACGCTCTACCACACCAAGATGCCCTTCGCGATGTTCTTCTCCGGGGGACAGGCCGTCCACTACTCCGCGGACTTCGCGGCCCGCGGCTACAACGGTGCCTCTCACGGCTGCGTCAATGTGCGCAACTACGACGGCATCGCCGCCCTCTTCGACCAGGTCCATCCCGGCGACAAGGTGATCGTCCACCGCTGA
- a CDS encoding NAD-dependent malic enzyme, with product MANFSYVHEPDGSYTLRIAARGREVLTNPLCNFGTAFTRQQRIDLNVNGLLPSNVVTIDQQLKRVYSQYQGESDALAKYVFLNTMQDRNETLFYRLLTEHLEEMLPIVYTPTIGKAIETYSHWYHRPRGIFLSIDDPDGIEPALRSYGHSSEDVDLVVVTDSEGILGIGDQGVGGVAIAVGKLGVYTAAAGIHPSRALPVVLDVGTDNIDLLNDETYLGYRHARVRGARYDEFVDRFVQAIQTMYPHAMIHWEDFGAGNAHRILDKYRDEVCTFNDDVQGTAAVVVAAILAAVRRSGQKLANQRIVVHGAGTAGIGIADLLVQRMVNRGIPREQALSCFYGLGSRGLLREGVKMRDFQEPYARSAEELAGWELDTPGKVELADVVRNVHPTIMIGTSAQAGAFTQRIVKDVASHCEHPILMPLSNPTRKAEALPADLLEWTDGRALIATGSPFEPVHFNGTTYTIAQANNALVFPGLGLGVAACRASRVSDSMILAAAEAVAKVVTSREPGASLLPRIDKLRAVSARVAIAVAKQAQTDGLATVELANPVQDIHERMWSPDYPKVEVV from the coding sequence ATGGCCAACTTCAGCTATGTCCACGAGCCAGACGGCTCCTACACCCTGCGCATCGCCGCGCGGGGCCGCGAGGTGCTCACCAATCCGCTGTGCAATTTCGGCACGGCCTTCACCCGTCAGCAGCGGATCGACCTGAATGTCAACGGCCTGCTGCCGTCGAATGTGGTGACCATCGACCAGCAGCTCAAGCGCGTCTACTCCCAGTATCAGGGGGAGTCCGACGCCTTGGCCAAGTACGTCTTCCTGAACACCATGCAGGACCGCAATGAGACGCTCTTCTACCGGCTGCTCACCGAGCACCTGGAGGAGATGTTGCCGATCGTCTACACCCCGACCATCGGCAAGGCGATCGAGACCTACAGCCACTGGTACCACCGCCCGCGCGGGATCTTCCTGAGCATCGACGATCCCGACGGCATCGAGCCTGCCCTTCGCTCCTACGGTCACAGCAGCGAGGACGTGGACCTGGTGGTGGTCACGGACTCCGAGGGCATCCTCGGCATCGGCGACCAGGGCGTTGGCGGCGTGGCCATCGCCGTCGGCAAGCTGGGCGTCTACACCGCCGCAGCCGGTATCCACCCGAGCCGGGCCCTGCCCGTGGTGCTCGACGTCGGGACGGACAACATCGATCTGCTCAACGACGAGACCTACCTCGGCTACCGCCATGCCCGGGTGCGCGGGGCGCGCTATGACGAGTTCGTGGACCGTTTCGTCCAGGCCATCCAGACCATGTATCCGCACGCCATGATCCACTGGGAGGACTTCGGCGCGGGCAATGCGCACCGCATCCTGGACAAGTACCGTGACGAGGTCTGCACCTTCAACGACGACGTCCAGGGCACGGCGGCTGTCGTCGTCGCGGCCATCCTCGCGGCGGTGCGTCGCTCGGGACAGAAGCTGGCGAACCAACGGATCGTCGTGCACGGCGCCGGGACGGCCGGCATCGGCATCGCAGACCTGCTCGTGCAGCGGATGGTCAACCGCGGCATTCCGCGGGAACAGGCCCTGTCCTGCTTCTACGGATTGGGTTCGCGCGGGCTACTGCGCGAGGGGGTCAAGATGCGTGACTTCCAGGAACCCTATGCTCGCAGCGCCGAGGAACTGGCTGGCTGGGAGCTGGACACCCCCGGCAAGGTGGAGCTGGCCGACGTGGTGCGCAATGTCCACCCCACCATCATGATCGGCACCTCGGCGCAGGCCGGCGCCTTCACCCAGAGGATCGTGAAGGACGTGGCCTCCCACTGCGAGCACCCGATCCTGATGCCGCTGTCCAACCCGACCCGCAAGGCCGAGGCGCTGCCGGCCGACCTGCTGGAGTGGACCGATGGACGAGCCCTGATTGCCACCGGTTCCCCCTTCGAGCCGGTGCACTTCAATGGCACCACCTACACGATCGCCCAGGCCAACAATGCGCTGGTCTTCCCGGGGCTGGGGCTCGGAGTGGCCGCCTGCCGCGCCTCCCGCGTCAGCGACTCGATGATCTTGGCCGCGGCGGAGGCGGTGGCGAAGGTGGTCACCAGCCGCGAGCCGGGTGCCTCCCTGCTGCCGCGGATCGACAAGCTGCGGGCCGTCTCGGCACGGGTGGCGATCGCGGTCGCCAAGCAGGCCCAGACCGACGGCCTGGCCACCGTCGAGCTCGCCAATCCCGTCCAGGACATCCATGAGCGTATGTGGTCACCCGACTACCCGAAGGTCGAGGTCGTCTGA
- a CDS encoding shikimate kinase, whose translation MAELPETLVLVGAPGAGKSTIGVKLAQRLDLPFTDVDDLVAERAGMPIPEIFLSRGEAAFRELERDVTLETIGRPGVVSLGGGSVMNDQIRAALAGVHVIWLDVSAHHASRRVGITGNDRPLLAGNVHSTMVKLLNQRQPLYREVATTRVDTNGLKANAVVRLVLAELGIPAGEEN comes from the coding sequence ATGGCTGAGCTGCCGGAGACGCTGGTCCTGGTGGGCGCGCCAGGTGCGGGCAAGAGCACCATCGGCGTCAAGCTCGCCCAGAGGCTGGACCTGCCCTTCACCGACGTCGATGACCTGGTGGCCGAGCGCGCGGGGATGCCGATCCCCGAGATCTTCCTGAGCCGCGGGGAGGCTGCATTCCGGGAACTGGAGCGAGACGTCACGCTGGAGACCATCGGCCGTCCGGGGGTGGTGAGCCTGGGTGGCGGCTCCGTCATGAATGACCAGATTCGGGCCGCACTGGCCGGTGTCCATGTCATCTGGCTGGACGTCAGCGCCCACCACGCCAGCCGGCGGGTGGGCATCACCGGCAATGACCGGCCCCTGCTGGCCGGCAATGTGCACTCCACCATGGTCAAGCTGCTCAACCAGCGCCAGCCGCTCTACCGCGAGGTGGCCACCACCCGTGTCGACACCAATGGGCTCAAGGCCAATGCCGTGGTGCGGCTGGTCCTTGCCGAACTGGGCATTCCCGCAGGGGAGGAGAACTGA
- a CDS encoding helix-turn-helix transcriptional regulator translates to MAEHGPMGPPETSESLSMSSARAAVLGAVRERGRLCSVREIAQDFDLHPNTVREHLDALLEQGMVARETSSPTGRGRPALLYRATSGSADAIRDYELLTDVLAEQISRTSDPEAMALAAGRSWAQRTLEEKGGTTRLADLPGEIGRLGFEPTMPDEHGTILLRSCPILDAAKRHPDVVCTVHLGYVQALVEAAGHDAADTELTPMGDPQGCALRVAAIARENPRR, encoded by the coding sequence ATGGCTGAACACGGTCCGATGGGACCTCCCGAGACTTCGGAGTCGCTTTCCATGTCGAGCGCCCGGGCAGCGGTCCTCGGTGCCGTGCGCGAGCGGGGTCGGCTGTGTTCGGTGAGGGAGATCGCCCAGGACTTCGACCTCCACCCGAACACCGTGCGCGAGCATCTCGACGCCTTGTTGGAGCAGGGCATGGTGGCCCGGGAGACCTCCTCGCCCACGGGGCGGGGACGCCCGGCGCTGCTGTACCGCGCCACCAGCGGCAGCGCCGATGCGATCCGGGACTACGAACTGCTGACCGATGTGCTCGCCGAGCAGATCTCTCGGACATCGGACCCCGAGGCGATGGCCCTGGCGGCCGGCCGGAGCTGGGCCCAACGCACTCTGGAGGAGAAGGGCGGCACGACGCGTCTGGCAGACCTCCCCGGTGAGATCGGCCGGTTGGGCTTCGAACCGACCATGCCCGATGAGCATGGCACCATCCTCCTGCGCAGCTGCCCCATCCTGGATGCCGCCAAGCGGCATCCGGATGTGGTGTGCACTGTGCACCTCGGCTACGTCCAGGCTCTCGTGGAGGCCGCAGGCCACGATGCTGCCGACACCGAGCTGACCCCCATGGGGGATCCGCAGGGATGTGCCCTGCGCGTGGCCGCCATTGCCCGGGAGAACCCACGGCGCTGA